GGAGTGGAACAGGTCGCAGCACAGGCCGGCACGCTCGAGATGCGTGTAGCGCGTGGTCGGACGCACGACGGTATAGCGCTCGCCGGGTTGGGCCTGGGCAAGACCGCGCACGTAGGCGACCTGGCCGTCGACCGCACGCAGGCGGTCGTCTTCCATGCCGACCACGTAGGGCAGCTGCTCGAACTCGTCGACGACCTGCAGGTCACGCAGGAACGGCTCGATGTCCGACAGCGGGATCGCGTCGATCGGCGCGGCATCCTGGCGCGGGCCCGGCTGCACGGTGGCACCGGCCACGCGGTCCAGGTAGGCCAGGCTGATGACGTCGCCGGGATAGATCAGGTGCGGATTCTGGATCTGCGGATTCGCCTGCCAGATCTCGGGCCACAGCCACGGGCGTTGCAGGAACCGTCCGGCGATGTCCCATAGCGTGTCACCACGCTTGACGACATACGTATCCGGGTGGTCACCGCGCACCCCCTGTGCAGCAGCAATTGTTGCGACGGTCAGCAACGAAACGGCACACGCCGTCCGCAGCGACCGGGAAAGGCGCTCTACCATGCCGGCCATCTACCTGCTCCCCTTGGAGATTTCCCCTTGCAGCGGCCGCACTATAGCCTACAAATCCCGGCCGCACGCAAGAGCCGCGGTTACACTGTGGAGCCTGTTTTCCCGTTGTGACCCAGGCCCCCTTTTTCATGTCCCTGCTGCCGATCATCGAGTACCCCGACCCGCACCTGCGCGAGCGCGCAGTCGATGTCGACCCCGCACTGCTTGCGCAACCGGCGTTCCAGAAGCGCCTGGACGACATGTTCGAGACGATGTACGAGGCGCCGGGCATCGGCCTCGCCGCACCGCAGGTCGCCGTGCTCGAGCGTTTCATGATCGTCGACGTCGACGAGGATCGCGGGCAGCCGCTGGTGTTCGTCAATCCGGTCATCCGCAACCGTTCCGAGGCGCTGCGCGCACACCAGGAAGGCTGCCTGTCGATTCCCGGCATCTACGCCGAGGTCACCCGCGCCGACGGCATCGAGGTCGAGGCGCTCGACCGCCACGGCAAGCCGTTCACCCTGCGTGTCGATGGCCTGCTGGCGACTTGCATCCAGCACGAGGTCGACCACCTCGACGGCAAGCTGTTCATCGATTACCTGTCGCCGCTGAAGCGCTCGATGGCGCTGAAGAAGCTCAGCAAGCTGCGCAAGCACGGCTGATCCGGGCGACGCCACCGCGCGCGATCGCGTCATGGCCAGTGGCCGGGCGGTCGCGTTTCACAGTCCCAGATGGATCACGCTGCATGAAGATCGTTTTCGCCGGCACTCCCGATTTCGCCGTCCCGGCCCTGCGTGCGGCGGCGGGCAAGGCCGAGGTGGTCGCCGTGTACACGCAGCCGGACCGCCCGTCAGGCCGTGGCCGGGTGCTGACGCCGTCGCCGGTGAAGCGCGCCGCCCAGGACATGGGCTTTCCGGTGCGGCAGCCGGAGACCCTGCGCGATGCGGACGTGCAGGACGCGCTGCGCGCGCTCAAGCCCGACCTGATGGTGGTGGTCGCCTACGGGTTGCTGCTGCCGCAGGCGGTGCTCGACATCCCGGTCGACGGCTGCTGGAACGTGCATGCGTCGCTGCTGCCGCGCTGGCGTGGCGCGGCGCCGATCCAGCGCGCGATCGAGGCCGGCGACACCGGGACCGGCGTGTGCCTGATGCAGATGGAAAAGGGCCTCGACACCGGTCCGGTGCTGCTGGAACAGCGCACGCCGATCGGCGAGCAGGAAACCGGCGGCGAGCTCCACGACCGCCTCGCCGCGCTCGGTGCGCAGGTGCTCATCGACGGCCTCGGCCTGCTGCGCGTGGGCATCCGTCCGGTGGCGCGTCCGCAGCCGGTCGATGGCGTGACCTATGCGCGCAAGCTCGACAAGGCCGAGGCGCGGCTGGACTGGCGCGAGCCTGCGCAGGTGCTGGCGAACAGCGTGCGTGCGTTCAACCCATGGCCGATGGCGGAAGCCGATGTCGCCGGCGAACGCCTGCGCCTGCACGCCGCGGTCGCGCTGCCGCTGGCGCACCATGCAGCACCGGGCACGCTGCTGGCCGCCGGCCGCCAGGGCATCGACATCGCCTGCGGCGAGGGTGCTTTGCGCATCCGCACGCTGCAGCGCCCGGGCGGCAAGGCGATCACCGCCGCCGACTGGCTCAACGCACGGCGCGATCTCGCCGTGCCGTCCGCGCAGGGTTGATGGCCACGCCTGTCGCCGGTGCCGAGGTGCGTGCGACCGCGGCACGCGTGCTGGATGCGGTGATCCGCGGCCGCTCGCTGCGGACCGAACTCGCCACCGCGTTGCCGACGCTGCGCGACCCGCGCGATCGCGCACTGCTCGAAGCGATCTGTTTCGCCGCGCTGCGCCAGCGCGCGCGTGCCGACGCTGCGCTGGCGGCATGGACCACGCGGCCGCTGGGCGCGCGCGACAGCCTGCTGCGCGCGTTGCTGCACGCAGGGTTCGCCCAGCTCGACCCGCTCGGGCTGCCGCCGCATGCCGCGGTGGCCGCCACCGTGGAGGCCGCGCGCACGCTCGGGCGGACCCACCAGGCCGGCATGGTCAATGCGTTGCTGCGCCGTGCGATCCGCGATGGCCTGCCGACGGGCGATCCTGCGGATGCCTGGCCTGCCTGGCTGCGCGAGCGCATCCATGGCGACTGGCCGGATGAGGCCGAGCACATCTTCGTCGCCAGTGCGACCGCGGCACCGGCATGGCTGCGCGTCAACACCCGCCAGGGCGATCGCGAGGCCTATCGCGCGTGCCTCGCGGCGCACGACGTGGAGGCCGGACTCCCCGCGTGGCCGGCCGACGCCCTGCTGTTGCGCACGCCGGTGCCGGTCGCCCAGCTGCCGGGCTTCGACGACGGGGCGGTTTCCATCCAGGACCTCTCCGCACAGGCGGTGGCCGATGCGCTGGCCCCACCGGCCGGTGCGCGCGTGCTGGATGCCTGCGCGGCGCCGGGCGGCAAGGCCGCGCACCTGCTCGAGCGCGACTCGGCGCTGCGGCTGACCGCGCTCGATGTCGATCCACGGCGGTTACAGCGTGTCGCCGACACCCTCAAGCGCCTGCGCCTGCCCGCCGTGGCGCTGCATGCCGTCGATGCCCGCCTGCCGGCCGACTGGTGGGACGGCACGCCGTTCGACGCCGTGCTGCTGGACGCGCCCTGTTCGGCGACCGGCGTGGTGCGGCGGCAGCCCGACATCCTGCTGCACCGCCGCCCGCAGGACCTCGAAGCGCTGCTGGCGCTGCAGGCGGAGCTGCTCGACGCCTGCTGGCAATTGCTCGCGCCCGGCGGCGTGCTGCTGTATGCGACCTGCTCGATCCTTGCCGCCGAAAATGCGCAGCAGGTCGACGCCTTCCTGGCGCGTACGCCGGACGCACGCGCCGAACCGCTCGATGAGCGCTTCGGCCGGGTCGCCGGTGCGGGGCGGCAGCGGCTGCCCGGCGATGCCGATGCAGACGGGTTCTTCTATGCACGGCTGCGGCGCGCTGCCGACTGAATGCGAAGGGCTGCAAGGCCCACGCCATCACCCTCTCGTCGACGGGAAAGGGGCCAGCGTGCCGGGCAGGAGTCGTCTTGACGGATCCGTGGTGATCACGGGCGGCGACGGCTCCCGTGGGTCGGTTGTCCCCGGGGCTGCCGGCTAACCAAACCCTAGCGTTGCGCTGTGTAGACTGCGCCGCGTCCACCACCGGCGCCGCCCCCAACTTGCACATGTCGCCCCCGCATCCCTGGCTGAGCGTGCTCGTGCCGTTCTACCGCGTCGAGCCGTACCTGCGCGAATGCGTGGAATCGGTGCTTGCGCAGGTCGACGGCGGGGTGGAAATCGTGCTGCTCGACGACGCCTCGCCGGACGACTGCGGCACCATCGCCCGGGAGCTGCGCAAGAGCCATGGCGAGGTCATCCGCCTGCTCGGCCACGATCGCAACCGCGGCATCGCGGAAGCGCGCAACACCCTGCTCGCGGACGCGCGCGGCGACTACGTGTGGTTCCTCGATTCGGACGACCTGATGCTTCCGGGCGCCATCGCCGGCCTCAAGGCCGCGATCGAGCGGACCGGTGCGGACCTGGTGCTGTGCGACTTCCGAATCGTGCGTGAACGCATGGCGCTCAAGCACCGCCTGCGCGGTGAATACCACCGCTCGACGTTCTCCGGACGCGACAATCAACTCGAAAGCGATCGCGGCGTGTTGCTGCGGGGCCTGATGGCGGCGCGCCAGCTGCACCCGTGGTCGAAGATCGCGCGGCGCAGCTGTTGGGGCACTGCGCCATTCCCTCCCAGGCGCGTGGTGATGGAGGACATGGCCGCGATCCCTACGCTGGTTGCCAACGTGCGTACGTTCGTGCACGTGGCCGAGCCGTGGATCGGCTACCGGCAGCGTCCGGGCAGCGCACTGGCCACGCTCGACGCGGGGAAGTTCCGCGACGTGCTGGCGTCGGTGCGTGAACTGCACGGTGCGTTCGCCGATGATCCCGGCCTCGATGCGCGCACGCGTTTCGCGATCGACTACTTCTGCATCCGTGCGCTGTCGTCGGTGGCGCACCGGATCACCGGCGAACAGCCGGCGCTGGCGCGCGAGCTGCGCGACACGCTGCAGCGGCTGTTTCCGGGCGGCCTGCGTGTGATCCTGGAGGAATGCCGCCGTCGCGGCTGGTGGCTGCGGCGCAGGCGGATCAGCAAGGGCATCGAGCGCCTGGAGCGCCTGGCGTGAGCGAAGCCGGAGGGCGGACGCCGCGCGTACCTGCGGCGCCACCGCCGCGCGTCCTGCATTTCGTGACGGGCGGCTTTTCCGGCGGCGCCACCCAGGTCGCGATCCAGCTGGTCAATGCCGGCCGCGACAGCGGCAAGGTGCAGCCGCTGCTGGTGCTGCGCCGCAAGCGGCGTACCGATCCCGCGCGCATCGCCGAGCTCGAAACCGCCGGCGTACCGTTGCGGGTGGTACCGGGCTGGTCGCATGCGGCGACGATCCTGGCGCTGGTGCGCCTGTGTCGCGAGATCCGGCCCGACGTGCTGGTCGCGCATGGCTTCAGCGAGCATCTGTGGGGACGCTATGCCGGGTTGCTGGCCGGCGTGCCGCACCTGGTGCACGTCGAGCACAACACCCGCGAACGCTACACCCGCTGGCGGCTGGCGCAGACGCGCTGGCTGGGGGCGCGCAGCAGTCGCATCGTCGGCTGTTCCGAAGGCGTGCGGCAGGTGCTGCTCGACATGGGCATGCCACCCGGGCGCACCATCGCCATTTCCAACGGCATCCGCGTGGAGCCGTTCGCCGATGCCGACGCGGTGCCGGCTCCGGCCCGCATTCCCGGCATCGTGATGGTCTCGCGGCTGTCGAAGCAGAAGGACCACCCGACCCTGCTGCGTGCGGTGGCGCTGCTGCGCGATCGCGGCCTGGCGCCCCCGGTGCTGCTGGCCGGCGCGGGCAAGGCCCGCCACCGGCGGCCGCTGGAAGCGCTGGCGGCCGAGCTCGGCCTGCAGCAGCAGGTGCGCTTCCTCGGCCTGTGTCGCAACGTGCCCGAGCTGCTGATGACGCATCGCATCGCGGTGCTCAGCACCCACTACGAAGGCATGCCGCTGGCGCTGATCGAAGGCATGGCGGCGGGTTGCGCAGTCGCGGCCAGTGCCGTTCCCGGCGTGCGCGAGGCGATCGAGGACGATGTCGACGGCCTGCTGGTGCCGGAGGCGGATCCGGTTGCGCTGGCCGATGCGCTGGAGCGGCTGTTGCGCGACGACGCGCTGGCCGCGCGACTGGGGGCGCGTGCGCGGGAGATCGCGGTGAGCGAATACGCCCGCGAGCGGATGAATGTCCGCTACGAGGCAATGTTCCTCGAACTCGCGGCGCAGCCACCGTTCCGATAGCCGCTGCACGCGCACCGACGCGTCGGCCGGATAAGGCGCAGCCGCATCCGGGACCTGCAGTAGCGAGGGCCATGCATCGGGCCCCGCGGATGCGGCCCGTGGACCTTATCCGGCTACGCGCCCATACCCGGTGGAGCTACCAGCGCAGCGGTCGCCGGGCGACCTCACGCGTCAGGCGGTCGAGCAGGGCGCGTGCATCCACCAGCGGCAGGAAGCGGATCCGTAGCGACGGTGCCATCGCCCCCGCACCCGCGGTGTCGAGCCATAGCGATGCCATGCCGGTGCAGCGGTCGAAGGGCGTGCGTCGCAGCCGCAGCGCCTGCAGCTTGTCGATCTCGGCGAAACGCCAGTGCCGCGACCACCAGCCTTCGCGGACCGCAAGCAGGCGGTCGTCGATGGCGTAGCCCGCGCGCCGTGCGTGCTGCGTGGCGGCCAGCACCGCCCACGGCAGCCACAGCAATCCGGACAGCCCCCAGGCGCCAAGCCACCACGTCAGCCCCGCCGCCAACAGCAGCGAGAACACCAGCCCCGGGAACAACAGGCGCAGCCACGCGTGGCGGTGCAGCGGACGCCACTGCGCGGGCGGCCAGTCACCGGCGTCGAGCAGGTGCCGGACCAGTGCGTCGCACTCCGCCGCGGGTGCGATCGGCGCCAGTTCCGACAGGCTGCGCTGGTCCTGCCCGCGGCTGACCACCGCGGTGTCGACCTGCAGGCTGCGTCGGCGCAGCAGCCGGTGCAGCAGGCCTTCATGCAGCGTCCAGGCCTGGATGCGCCGGCGCGGCACGCTGTTGCGCAGGCGTGTCAGCAGGCCGCGTTCGACGCCCAGCCGGCGACCGTCCTCGACCAGGCGGAAGCCGTGGTACTGCACCAGCGCCAGCACCACCGACAGCAGCCGCAACGCGAACAGCGCGAGCACCAGCAGCAGCGTCGCCGCCATCAGCTGGCCCTGCCACGCATCGCCGAGCACGCTCACGCGACCGAACGCCTCGCGCGCGACACGGGTCAGCAGGTCGCCGGCCATGTTGTCGGGCAGCGCCTGCATCAGCAGGGCGACGGCACCCGCAACCACCACCATGCCGCGGTTGGACACCAGGCCGAGGCGGATGACCTCGCCGGTGGACAGTGCCAGCAGCGTGCGTGACTTGTCGGCCGGCGCGGTCGCGTCCTGCGCGTGCGCCTCCACGGCATCGGTCGCCGATGCGCGCCGGCGCACCACCTGCTCCAGCGCCAGCGCTTCGGCAAGCGTGAGGACCTGCATGCGTGCTTCCGGCTTGCTGCCGCCGGCCGATTCCAGCCGCACCTCGGCGACGCCGAACAGGCGGTGCAGCAGGGTCTGGTGCAGCGCCACGTCATGGATGCGCGAGAACGGGATCTGCCGCAGGCTGCGTTCGAACAGCCCGCTGCGCACGAACACGCTGTCGCTGGCGATGCGGTAGCGGAAGGTGAGGTAGCGCCAGACCGCGCCGATCAGCAACGCCACCAGCGCCACCGCAACGATGCCCAGGCGCGCGCCGTCGTCGCGGCTGGCGCCGAACAGGGCGATCGCCACCAGCGGCACCAGCATCTGGCCGACCTGCGACAGCAGCACGAACAGCCACGACAGCGGATGCAGCCGGCGTTCGCCGTCGGTGGGCAGCAGGGCGTCGGCAGCCGCGTCGGTAACCGTCGCGGTGCTGCTGGCCGCGATGCTGCCGGCGCCGTGCAGGTGGCCCGGGTCGCCGTCGTCGCCGGCCGGATCAGGCGTCGTCGTCATCGTGGCCGATCCAGGCAGCGAGGCGGTCGCGCAGGCGTTCGGCGTCGCCGGCATCGAGGCAGGGCACCGCCACCGCGCTGTCGCGGGTGCCGGCGGTATGGACGATCAGGGTCGACAGGTTGGCCTGGCGTTCCAGCGGTCCGCGGCGCAGGTCGATGTGCTGCACGCGCGTGCCCGGCACCCGCGTCTCGGTGAACCACAACCGCCCACGCTGCAGGCCGAAACCATCCGCATCCAGCCGCCAGCGCGTCCAGCGGTAGCGGCGCAGGCCCATCCAGCCGCCCAGCGCCACCAGCGCCAGCCAGGCCGCCAGGGCGCCGAGCCGCACCGCATCGCCGCCGATCCAGATCCCGGCGGCGACCAGCGCCACCGCCGCCGGCACCGCGACCCCGATGGCACCCGACAGCGCGAACAGCCAGCGCGCGCGCCGTGGCAGCGCATTCCAGCCGTCGTCGGCGGCGAGCGCTGGCGCCAGGCCAAGGTCGTCGAGCTCGATCATCCGGCAGTCTCCTCGTGCGCCTTCGGGTAGGGGTAGCGCTCGCCGCTGCCCGGCGGGCGGATCGAATAGCGCTTGTAGGTCCACTGGTACTGCGCCGGATCGCGCCGGGCGATGCGCTCCACCGCCTGGTTGAGCGCGGCCACCGCGGTGCGCGGATCGGCATCGGTGAGGCCGGGCGGGGCGGGCTCGATGCGCAGCGCGAAATCCGGGCCGTCGCCGATGCGTTCGCAGTAGGCGAACAGCACCGTGGCGCCGGTCTTCGCCGCCAACCGGCCGAGCAGGGTCATGGTCAGCGCACGGGTGCCGAAGAATGGTGCGTATTCGCCCTCGCCGGCCTTCGGCTGCTGGTCGGGCAGGATCCCGGTCACCCCGCCGCCGCGCAGCAGGCGCACCAGCTGGCGCACCGCGGCCCCGTCGGCGCGGATCTG
This portion of the Luteimonas yindakuii genome encodes:
- the def gene encoding peptide deformylase codes for the protein MSLLPIIEYPDPHLRERAVDVDPALLAQPAFQKRLDDMFETMYEAPGIGLAAPQVAVLERFMIVDVDEDRGQPLVFVNPVIRNRSEALRAHQEGCLSIPGIYAEVTRADGIEVEALDRHGKPFTLRVDGLLATCIQHEVDHLDGKLFIDYLSPLKRSMALKKLSKLRKHG
- the fmt gene encoding methionyl-tRNA formyltransferase, with the protein product MKIVFAGTPDFAVPALRAAAGKAEVVAVYTQPDRPSGRGRVLTPSPVKRAAQDMGFPVRQPETLRDADVQDALRALKPDLMVVVAYGLLLPQAVLDIPVDGCWNVHASLLPRWRGAAPIQRAIEAGDTGTGVCLMQMEKGLDTGPVLLEQRTPIGEQETGGELHDRLAALGAQVLIDGLGLLRVGIRPVARPQPVDGVTYARKLDKAEARLDWREPAQVLANSVRAFNPWPMAEADVAGERLRLHAAVALPLAHHAAPGTLLAAGRQGIDIACGEGALRIRTLQRPGGKAITAADWLNARRDLAVPSAQG
- the rsmB gene encoding 16S rRNA (cytosine(967)-C(5))-methyltransferase RsmB, with amino-acid sequence MATPVAGAEVRATAARVLDAVIRGRSLRTELATALPTLRDPRDRALLEAICFAALRQRARADAALAAWTTRPLGARDSLLRALLHAGFAQLDPLGLPPHAAVAATVEAARTLGRTHQAGMVNALLRRAIRDGLPTGDPADAWPAWLRERIHGDWPDEAEHIFVASATAAPAWLRVNTRQGDREAYRACLAAHDVEAGLPAWPADALLLRTPVPVAQLPGFDDGAVSIQDLSAQAVADALAPPAGARVLDACAAPGGKAAHLLERDSALRLTALDVDPRRLQRVADTLKRLRLPAVALHAVDARLPADWWDGTPFDAVLLDAPCSATGVVRRQPDILLHRRPQDLEALLALQAELLDACWQLLAPGGVLLYATCSILAAENAQQVDAFLARTPDARAEPLDERFGRVAGAGRQRLPGDADADGFFYARLRRAAD
- a CDS encoding glycosyltransferase family 2 protein, with product MSPPHPWLSVLVPFYRVEPYLRECVESVLAQVDGGVEIVLLDDASPDDCGTIARELRKSHGEVIRLLGHDRNRGIAEARNTLLADARGDYVWFLDSDDLMLPGAIAGLKAAIERTGADLVLCDFRIVRERMALKHRLRGEYHRSTFSGRDNQLESDRGVLLRGLMAARQLHPWSKIARRSCWGTAPFPPRRVVMEDMAAIPTLVANVRTFVHVAEPWIGYRQRPGSALATLDAGKFRDVLASVRELHGAFADDPGLDARTRFAIDYFCIRALSSVAHRITGEQPALARELRDTLQRLFPGGLRVILEECRRRGWWLRRRRISKGIERLERLA
- a CDS encoding glycosyltransferase is translated as MSEAGGRTPRVPAAPPPRVLHFVTGGFSGGATQVAIQLVNAGRDSGKVQPLLVLRRKRRTDPARIAELETAGVPLRVVPGWSHAATILALVRLCREIRPDVLVAHGFSEHLWGRYAGLLAGVPHLVHVEHNTRERYTRWRLAQTRWLGARSSRIVGCSEGVRQVLLDMGMPPGRTIAISNGIRVEPFADADAVPAPARIPGIVMVSRLSKQKDHPTLLRAVALLRDRGLAPPVLLAGAGKARHRRPLEALAAELGLQQQVRFLGLCRNVPELLMTHRIAVLSTHYEGMPLALIEGMAAGCAVAASAVPGVREAIEDDVDGLLVPEADPVALADALERLLRDDALAARLGARAREIAVSEYARERMNVRYEAMFLELAAQPPFR
- a CDS encoding PH domain-containing protein; translated protein: MTTTPDPAGDDGDPGHLHGAGSIAASSTATVTDAAADALLPTDGERRLHPLSWLFVLLSQVGQMLVPLVAIALFGASRDDGARLGIVAVALVALLIGAVWRYLTFRYRIASDSVFVRSGLFERSLRQIPFSRIHDVALHQTLLHRLFGVAEVRLESAGGSKPEARMQVLTLAEALALEQVVRRRASATDAVEAHAQDATAPADKSRTLLALSTGEVIRLGLVSNRGMVVVAGAVALLMQALPDNMAGDLLTRVAREAFGRVSVLGDAWQGQLMAATLLLVLALFALRLLSVVLALVQYHGFRLVEDGRRLGVERGLLTRLRNSVPRRRIQAWTLHEGLLHRLLRRRSLQVDTAVVSRGQDQRSLSELAPIAPAAECDALVRHLLDAGDWPPAQWRPLHRHAWLRLLFPGLVFSLLLAAGLTWWLGAWGLSGLLWLPWAVLAATQHARRAGYAIDDRLLAVREGWWSRHWRFAEIDKLQALRLRRTPFDRCTGMASLWLDTAGAGAMAPSLRIRFLPLVDARALLDRLTREVARRPLRW
- a CDS encoding PH domain-containing protein yields the protein MIELDDLGLAPALAADDGWNALPRRARWLFALSGAIGVAVPAAVALVAAGIWIGGDAVRLGALAAWLALVALGGWMGLRRYRWTRWRLDADGFGLQRGRLWFTETRVPGTRVQHIDLRRGPLERQANLSTLIVHTAGTRDSAVAVPCLDAGDAERLRDRLAAWIGHDDDDA